In a genomic window of Melitaea cinxia chromosome 25, ilMelCinx1.1, whole genome shotgun sequence:
- the LOC123665902 gene encoding piggyBac transposable element-derived protein 3-like: MSRNRFDKIKSFLHFNDNSRIDNTDKAFKIRPFIDKANESFRKFGIFESNLAVDEMIVKYFGHHGIKQFIKGKDAQIPASTGDGLGSAVVKKLLSVCTDPRAHAVYFDNFFCSMQLLIDLKSQGFRATGTVRDNRTKKCPMTKQEMKKKDRGYSDHRFDKNNEILCVKWHDNNVVCLLTNFDTVEPFVKTNRYSKKEKAKIAVNQPRLIHNYNKNMGGVDKHDWLISKYPIRFRGKKWYWPLVTRILDMYLVNAWIIYNQVNKDENIPLLDFRRRVCYSWIKKLEGKASKPTPGSSEILLQPVRIETGSAFKPSAKGRPRISRTSDNIERIHENETSALTPITCCDVRGIFDSRTCEIKNSEYEDLVPTRRSDLS; this comes from the exons ATGTCTCGTAATCGTTTTGACAAAATTAAATCCTTTTTACATTTCAATGACAACTCAAGAATTGATAATACTGACAAAGCTTTCAAAATTCGTCCATTTATCGATAAAGCTAATGAATCATTCCGAAAGTTTGGGATATTTGAATCCAATTTAGCTGTTGATGAAATGATCGTCAAATACTTTGGTCACCATGGaatcaaacaatttattaaag GCAAGGATGCTCAAATCCCTGCTAGTACTGGCGACGGCTTGGGTTCAGCAGTTGTAAAAAAGTTGCTCTCTGTATGTACAGATCCCAGAGCACATGCAGTCTATTTCGATAACTTTTTCTGCAGCATGCAATTGTTGATTGATTTGAAATCTCAAGGGTTCAGAGCTACAGGGACAGTCAGAGACAATAGAACTAAGAAATGTCCTATGACCAAACAAGAGATGAAAAAGAAAGACCGAGGTTATTCCGATCAtcgttttgataaaaataatgaaatattatgcGTGAAATGGCATGACAATAATGTAGTATGTCTTTTGACTAATTTTGATACTGTTGAACCTTTTGTAAAAACTAATAGGTACTCAAAGAAAGAAAAGGCCAAAATAGCCGTGAATCAGCCAAGgcttattcataattataataaaaacatgggAGGAGTGGATAAACATGATTGGCTGATTTCTAAATATCCAATCCGCTTTAGAGGTAAAAAATGGTATTGGCCTCTAGTCACCCGTATTTTAGACATGTACCTAGTGAATGCATGGATTATTTACAACCAGGTAAATAAAGATGAAAACATCCCTCTGCTAGATTTTAGACGAAGGGTTTGTTATTCTTGGATTAAAAAATTGGAAGGCAAGGCAAGTAAACCTACACCAGGTTCTTCAGAAATTCTTTTACAACCTGTCAG AATAG AGACCGGTTCCGCGTTTAAACCATCAGCAAAAGGTCGTCCAAGAATATCTAGGACCTCAGACAATATTGAGAGG ATTCATGAGAACGAAACATCAGCGTTAACACCGATCACATGTTGCGATGTTAGAGGGATATTTGATTCCAGAACTTGCGAGATCAAGAACAGCGAATACGAGGACTTGGTTCCAACAAGACGGAGCGACCTGTCATAA
- the LOC123665903 gene encoding uncharacterized protein LOC123665903, with the protein MTSYLLTRMQFVSNTLANNTCQPRSSFKIKMSDVDVDLFISSVQEHRCLWDTSDETYKDKFIKQEAWKSICEIVYVDYKEKNSTEKSKLGNDLVKKWKAIKDNFAKYQKKLKDANRSGAGAAKIKEYHLNKQ; encoded by the exons ATGACGTCATACTTGTTGACAAGGATGCAGTTTGTTTCTAACACTCTTGCAAACAACACGTGTCAACCGAGAagcagttttaaaattaaaatgtctgaCGTTGACGTCGATCTGTTTATATCTTCGGTTCAGGAACACCGTTGTTTGTGGGATACTAGTGACGAAACCTATAAagacaaatttataaaacaagaagCATGGAAAAGCATTTGTGAGATCGTTTATGTTGATTACAAGGAAAAAAACTCAACCGAAAAATCAAAACTGG GTAATGATTTAGTCAAGAAGTGGAAGGCCATAAAAGATAATTTTgctaaatatcaaaaaaaactaaaagatgCCAATCGATCAGGAGCTGGAGCtgcaaaaattaaagaatatcaCTTGAATAAACAATGA
- the LOC123666201 gene encoding uncharacterized protein LOC123666201 produces MHTNYFRGASTIAKIVRTVCRAIWKHLSSQNIPPITKQVLEDVAIEFDKKANFPNCIGALDGDEAFSISNNVMRPYSGKHLSVQQRVYNYRLSRARRYVECAFGILANKWRIFHRSMNVQYEFATDIIKACCVMHNFVLNRDGVQATDDIIFDDSDLQMLHLPTANENNLSPHLIRNDFCNYFSSDVGALSWQLNKI; encoded by the exons ATGCATACGAATTACTTCCGAGGAGCAAGTACAATAGCAAAAATTGTAAGGACAGTTTGTCGCGCCATATGGAAACATCTATCAAGTCAAAATATACCTCCTATAACAAAACAGGTTCTAGAAGATGTCGCTATTGAGTTTGACAAGAAAGCAAATTTTCCTAACTGCATAGGAGCTCTTGATG GAGATGAAGCATTCTCAATTTCGAATAACGTCATGCGCCCTTACTCAGGAAAACATTTGTCGGTACAACAAAGAGTTTACAATTATCGACTGAGTCGTGCCCGAAGATATGTCGAGTGCGCTTTTGGCATCCTAGCCAATAAATGGCGCATATTTCATCGATCTATGAATGTGCAATACGAATTTGCGACAGACATTATCAAGGCATGTTGTGTAATGCACAACTTTGTTTTGAATCGAGATGGAGTACAAGCGACCGATGACATTATCTTTGATGATTCTGATCTGCAAATGTTGCATTTGCCCACagcaaatgaaaataatttaagccCACATCTAATACGGAATGatttttgtaattacttttCCAGTGATGTTGGCGCCCTAAGTTggcaattaaacaaaatatga